In Aspergillus nidulans FGSC A4 chromosome II, the genomic stretch ttcttcagTACGGCCTTTGGCAACAAGCCATCTAGAAACGTTAGAATTTCTGCTATTTTTCCTCCACAAATAAAAACGAAAAAAGGtaagggaaaagaaaacagtAAGGAATAAAAGATTAGAAACAGATCAGGAcaaaataaaagaaaagagggaaaatTGCTCAGTGGTTTACCTCGGTGACTCAGGCACAACCCACCACAACCCAACCTGCACGAGGGGAAACCCGGCCTGTATGATGCTGGGCACGCGCCACGTCCAGTCATTTGAGAGATGTTTCTGTGTTCCGTAGCAGGTCCAACTTGCCAAGATCGCCCCCAGATAGTACATCGTCCAGAAAGCACAGGTATACTTGCCACGGTGTGTCGGGTACGCCAATTCTGTGATCAGCATCGGGCTCGGTTGCACGACGAGCATACTCCCTATCCCGACGAGAACACGGCTGAAGACGAACATGCCGTACTGGACACTTGCCGCCTGGATAATGGACGctatgatgatgacgattgCCCCGGATAGGAGTGTCCACCGGCGGCCGATTCTGTCAGAGAGTATTCCGACCACGGGGAGTGAAATCACGCTCCCAATCGACTGGGCTGCGTTGACAACGCCGAGGATCGAGCCCGTGGGGTTATCGAAATAGGTTTTCcatgaagaaatggattgAAGACCGTTCATCAGGGAGCCTAGTCTCAGTATTAGCTATTTAATATTGATGGCGGTATAGAGGTAGATAAGGTAGGCTACCATCATAACCTGCTACTGCAGACGAGAGCAGCGGGATCAGAAGGATGAGATTCAGTTTCAGCAGATGGGGGATTCGCAGCCAGGTTCTATCATGCTGAGGCAGGACGGAGGCAAGCGCCTTGCCGACAATATCTTGGTCTTTCATGCCGAATAACAGGACCAGAATCAAGACTGCTGTTTAAGGCTTCTGTAGCGAGATAAAAAGCGCCGGTAGTCGGGGCAATATGGTATGGCACGCGCGGAGGACTCGCGTTTATATACATGCATGGGAACAAACTCTAGCCTCCGGTTAAAAAAGCATAAAAAAGGTGAAGATCAAAGTGACGACCAGTCATCAATCAGGTAGGTTAGGTAGTTTAGTATCAGAAATCCCTCCTCAACTCAAATGACAGCATAATCAGCAGACACTCGCTCAACCAAGAAACCAGGACGCCCAGGGGAGGCGGCCTGGCCTGACTCGACCTCGATAAGTGGAGCCCACCACGCTCCCTCGTATGGAGCAGTGAATCGACTAACGCTTTCTCCCCATGGGGAATGCACAACTGCCATTGCCTGACAGGTTTCCGGAGTATTCCCGAACCCTGTGGTGCGGCCGGATGCAGTCGTCCGCAGTACGGACGACTGGGGCCGTTGGCGGGCGTTTAGCCGACTTAGCTTGATAGGAGCCTCGGGCCACCGTGGAACGATCGAGCATAAAGCTTCACTTTCTCTCTCGGGCTTTGTTGTCCGTCTGGGAGGCCCGCTCTGGCCCGATGTAGCTCGAGAGGGAGCCGGGCAGAGAAGCAATCCGCTATGCCCTCAGACGGCCGTACGGACGACTGAATTAAATGGAGGGGCAGCGAGCGAGGACCCCCTTGAGCAAAATGTAGTCTTAAGGAGCTGCATCGTGCACAGTGATTTCTATTTAACATCTACTCCCATCTATTTTACCTCTTCCGGTCATCTCTTACGCCATCTGCTGCCTATCTTCAGTACACACCCTACACCATAGGCTGCTCTCTCCACAATATCTCCTAGGAACTCCAGAAACCACATCAATATGACGAACCAAAGCATCAAGAGGCCTAACCCTCCCCTCCCTGACAGCGTATTCGCCATGTTCTCCATGAAAGGCAGAGTCGCTATTATCACTGGTGGTTCCGGCGGAATCGGGTATGAAGTTGCGCGCGCCCTTGCCGAAGCTGGCGCCGACATCGCCCTCTGGTACAACTCTTCCCCGGCCGAGAAGTTAGCAGAGACACTGGTGAAGGATTTTGGGGTCCGGGCCAAGGCGTATAAAGTGGCCGTGCAGGTGTTTGAGCAGGTCCAGGCCGCCATAAATGCCGTTGTGGCCGACTTCGGCGGGCTGGACGTTATGATTGCGAATGCGGGCATTCCGTCCAAGGCAGGTGGACTCGACGACAGACTCGAGGACTGGCACCGGGTCGTGGATGTGGACTTCTCGGGCGCGTACTACTGTGCGCGTGTTGCGGGCGAGATCTTCAGGAAGCAGGGGCATGGCAATCTCATCTTCACAGCAAGCATGAGCGGGCATGCTGTCAACgtgccgcagcagcaggtatgtatcctcttcgtctcaTCCTGGCCAGAACTTTTGAGATGCTCACAATTTCTGTTAGGCCTGCTACAACGCCTGCAAAGCGGGCATTATCCACCTCGCCAAATCGCTCGCCGTCGAATGGGCCGACTTTGCCCGGGTCAACAGCGTCAGTCCTGGGTATATCGACACGGCCATTAGTGGAGACTGTCCGTTTGAGATGAAAGAGGCGTGGTATGGACTTACGCCGTTGAAGAGGGATGCGGATCCACGAGAGCTCAAGGGGGTGTATCTGTACCTGGCGAGCGATGCAAGCACATATACGACGGGGGCTGATATTGTCGTTGACGGGGGATATACGTGTCGATGATTTAAATAGAGGACGATGCTGTAATTAAGTATGATGATATGAATAGAGTCCATCCATATTCGCGCCCACTGAGCCAGTTTCTTTCCCGTACGTCTCGAAGACTGCGCAGAGATATTCTCTGCCAAAAACCCAGAAGTAGCTACCAAAATCGGGCACCATGTTATCTTAGACTATTCAAGACGCCCAGTTACGTTGGTGCAATATTCTCTAACCTACTTCGACGATGGAACCCATCCCATCTATAATAAAGACTATAGTGGCTTAGGACAGCATCACGGATATAATCGATAAAAAAATTCAAATATAAATAAAGAATAAGTAAGAATAACAACTCAGTCATATTTACTAATCGCTCCCCTTTTAAGCCCCTATTAGACGGACAAGGAAAAGGCGCCTTCGCAGGTGCCCAGCAAACGACCGTTGTGCTAGCCAAAGCTTACAAACATGACGAAAATTCATGGAGAAAGTTCACCTGGCATACGTGGATGCCTGAGATTCTCGTACAGCTAGTCTCATGAGTAAAGACTCTGATACATTCATGAGGTGCACCTTACCGAGTCCTAGCCTGCCGTTTCGAAGCAGCGTACAGCTAGTGAATGTATATTACTAGTCCTCGACGACGATTATGCACGGAAAACGTCACTATAACCCTTTCACATTGCCGGGCACTCGTCTTATTTAGCGAACAGCTTGACATTGGCTGTTTTGGCTCTAGAAGCGTGCGCACCGAGTTGGGTTGAAGCAAGTCTCACTCAGGGCTACACCTACACCATGGACGCTGATTCCTTTGGCGTATTTTGGAGCTTATAGGAAGTTCTTATTTTCTGGGCACGATAAAAGTCAATGGAGATGTGTAAGACATCTAATTATTGCTCATGCTATTGAAATGCAAGAAACAGCCCGCGTATAAACCTAGATAACCTTCACTGTTTCATCTTTTACCCGCCTTCCACCGTGGCTAAGTTGGATATATGTGCGCGCAACCCTAATATAATCCCGCACACTTCCAACTGTCTGTGTCATCAACATTCCCAGAAACCATCATAGATAGCCATGTCAGGATACGGGCATAGCGGGCGCGCGCTGTACCCCGTCCGCCGGATTATCATTCACATATTTCGTCGCCACAAGACTGCCGGGCGAAGTCCCATTCTCTACCCAGGCCATGATTGCTCGCAGCACATCATGTCGCGTATCCTGGTACCCTGGTACACCGCGAACTTCCGTCGTCGTATTCAGCGCCGTATTTTTCCCGTCGCCGTTGAAGTACCAGGGAGCGTTCATGTTAGAGGGGATCAGCCCACAGTGCTGCATGCCGGGGACTAGAAAGAAGCGGTAGAAATCGTCTAGTTTGATCCCTTTTGGCTCAAGAGCTTGGGCAACGTGCTCATAGAAATATATCGAAGAACCCATAGCAATGGACGGGTCCGTGAAGTTGTGGTACTGAATAAGCCTGCCGCCCTTTTCTATAGAAAGAAGAGATGTCAAAGTCCCCAGCTGTCGCGTTGCCCGGGTTGAGCGCGTCCGAGAGGACGATCAGCCCGTCGTTCCAATCCTCCCATGTCCAGCCGCTGACGAGTTGCATCATGTACTGAATATACGTGACAAAGTCTGCGTCCGGCCCATTGGAAGTCCAGGATGCTTCGGTGCCCTTTGCGTAGCCCTCGAAGACGAAGGTATCGTTGACCGTGTACCAGTCGCTGTGCAGCTTGTTGACGGTTGTTTCGGCATAGTGAGGGTCGATGTTGCGTGCGGTGTGGAGAGAGCGCCATAATCCAGCGTTCAGCGTGAAGCTGTCATTGGCCGCATAGTGGTTCGCATAGAACACGCGCCTGTCGTTGGGAAGGAAAGACTTGATAGTAGCGACGCTGCAGTGCCGGTGGGAGAAGGCTGAGCTCGGAGCCACCGCGCCGCCTACCAGGAACGCCTGCGCCGTGAGATGGACCTCCATTGGACGGATTGAGAGTGAAAGAGCTGAGCTTAAAGACCAAAACGAGACCATGGCTGTTGCAGCTTCTGGCCAGACTGGTTGTTGGCCGCCTGCCTTATATCGGATCTGACAATGACAACGCTGCAGATGAGCGTACACCACCACTTGATCCGTCTGCAAGGTGGACCAACCGGCCGTAATAGTCTCTCAAGGTAGTCTCGCCCGAGGCCGTCATTGCTCAGCGGTTCATAAATCCGGCTGGTGCCTGATAGAGAATATTTTACCCACTGAGAACTAGACTCCGCAGTTTAGCCGTAGATCATAACGCCGAGTGCATGCGCAACCCTCTTCATCATAAAACTAAAGAACCAGGTGTTGGAAAGTGGGCACCATCGTCTGCTTGAGCCCACTCGCAACCTCATAAAATGAGCAGTACTTAGCCTGGGTCCAATGAATACTATTCCCGCTGTGGATCTCACTGCCTCCGTAGAGCCTTCAATTGAGATCCACAACAAAGCTCACTATTCTTGAGCGGTTTTCTTTCGGTCATCCAGACTAGATGCGACATTTTCTAGAACACAGTATCTCAAGAGTCTAGGAGCGTATACTCGAAGTGGCATCCGTCAGGAAGCGGTAAAAGGTGCTAGTAATTAGGGGAAGGGTGTAAGGGATGGCTTGCCTTACCTTCATTGTGAAATTGGTCAGGGTACGATAGACGAAAGAACAATGTCCTTGAGCGAGAAATTGGAAGAGATTCAGCAGATGACCAATATTCGCGTGCAGAGTATCAACTTCCTTAACAATTCGCAGGGGCTTTGTATTGCGGTAATACCTCTAGGTCCAaccctcatccttcttagTTGAGAACTTCATGTAATTCTAAGTATCAGTGACATTCAAATATAAGAGCCATGGGTGAGACATTATGTGCAATACATTGCCAATTATCTAATCTTCCTTCACACGGCTTGAATGATACACGAACAGCTGTTTGGTAGAAGTGAGTATTAGGCCAGGTTTGTCTCTCACGTCATAAGGATCATTGGCTGATCTAATGAAAGAGTTTCGGCCAGATGGTGGTGGATAGGACTATGAGAGAACATTATCAACGAATAGACTAGCATTGATCAGAAGAGCTCTTGTGCTTCTATCAAGCTCTTTGCAAATGTAACTTTGGCCTGCAATAGTGAAGAGCTTCGAAAGGCAAGCTATAGATATAAGGCTCGATATAACGAGACAAGGCACTAATATGCTGTCTAGAACCGGTCAGAAAGTACTAGTGAACACTCTCGGTTCAAGGATGCCTAAGTATTCTTCAACTATAGCAACATCCTTattgaactcttcaagctccatctcctctaGTAGGTGAAGTACCCGCATTTGTCCAGATAATGGCCTCGGTGCTTTCTTCTGTATGCTTGGACTACAGATCCATTGAGCGAGGGTCGACCTGCGCAGCTAGAAGTCCAGCAACGGATGTTATTCACGAATTTGGCCTGTCTAGCTTCACCTGTGCTTTATGACAAGGATGCGCGAGTGTTCTTCGTTAGATATATAGTCTTTGTACCTAGCACATTCTATTCTCCGCCTAAAGACCGAGTTCTCTGCGAAAAACTCCAAAATGGGACATAATATTACGAAGGCAGAATGGCTTCATTCCACCCATGCCCCAGCTACTTTTAGTCACCGTGACTCGCAACCAGGAAACTGGTATTCCAGAGCAATACTGGGCTACAATGAATGCAGGCAATCGCATCTTTCAGTTGGACTTCCTTGAACAAAACCTATATTGAGTGGACAGTAGCAAATGAAGCATAAACAGTTGGTCAAGCACCTGGAATTTGTTCTCACGGGGAACGCTGACTACGGTTTACTCGCTTGATACAAATGTGTAGCATAGTTCGGATGTCCTCCATCCGCTCTGCGAGTTGCGTTCCACTTCTACCTTATTTCGCATTGCAGAGTGCAGAAATATGATATTCCTGCGCTCGTCAGTATCGCAGCGCGTCCAGACTGTTAGGGGAAACGACATCCCCATCCTCAACCACCAAACAATCCATAAGAGCACGCCGTAGCGCATTATTCCGTTTCGCAGATCCGCTTAATCCTTCTCTGACTTGTAATATAGCGGCGAGATCATTGCGCGAAGCCCCATCCGACTTTAGGCCGAGGACCTTAAGGAGATCCACGATTGACGACCTCCAGTCTTTGGCACCAATTTGCCGGCCTCTGTGCTCCAGTAGATCCTCGAGCTTTGGGTTACGGGCTACGGTAGATGCAGGTTGTCCGGCGGTGCCAGACGAGCTTACATCTCTACCGCTCGTAGAATCAGAAGGCGATATCCTAGTCAACAGGTCCTTC encodes the following:
- a CDS encoding uncharacterized protein (transcript_id=CADANIAT00004146); its protein translation is MTNQSIKRPNPPLPDSVFAMFSMKGRVAIITGGSGGIGYEVARALAEAGADIALWYNSSPAEKLAETLVKDFGVRAKAYKVAVQVFEQVQAAINAVVADFGGLDVMIANAGIPSKAGGLDDRLEDWHRVVDVDFSGAYYCARVAGEIFRKQGHGNLIFTASMSGHAVNVPQQQACYNACKAGIIHLAKSLAVEWADFARVNSVSPGYIDTAISGDCPFEMKEAWYGLTPLKRDADPRELKGVYLYLASDASTYTTGADIVVDGGYTCR
- a CDS encoding uncharacterized protein (transcript_id=CADANIAT00004147), producing MVSFWSLSSALSLSIRPMEVHLTAQAFLVGGAVAPSSAFSHRHCSVATIKSFLPNDRRVFYANHYAANDSFTLNAGLWRSLHTARNIDPHYAETTVNKLHSDWYTVNDTFVFEGYAKGTEASWTSNGPDADFVTYIQYMMQLVSGWTWEDWNDGLIVLSDALNPGNATAGDFDISSFYRKGRQAYSHVAQALEPKGIKLDDFYRFFLVPGMQHCGLIPSNMNAPWYFNGDGKNTALNTTTEVRGVPGYQDTRHDVLRAIMAWVENGTSPGSLVATKYVNDNPADGVQRAPAMPVS